GTTTGTAATGTCAAAAAATGCAGCTGGCTGCTTGCAGCCGCCGCAGCGTTGGTCCTGAGCGGCTGCGTGAGCGTGCCGGATGCCATCAAAGGGAGTACGGCGACGCCGCAGCAGGATCTGTCGGTCGTCATGAATGCTCCGCAGCTTTACGTGGGGCAGGAAGCGCGTTTTGGCGGTCGCGTGGTGAATGTGGATAATCTGAAGGGGAAAACCCGTCTCGAGATTGCCACCGTTAGCCTGGACGAAGGCGCCAGACCGGCGCTGAATGAGCCCTCTCACGGGCGTATTTATGCCGACGTGAACGGCTTCCTGGATCCGGTCGACTTCCGTAACCAGCTCGTCACGGTGGTGGGGCCGATTACCGGCACGGCAGAGGGCAAAATTGGCCAGACGCCTTATAAATTTATGACGATGCAGGCGACAGGCTATAAGCGCTGGAACGTGGTTCAGCAGGTCGTGATGCCGCCACAGCCTATAGACCCATGGTTCTGGGGCGGTCCGTACCCATACCGTCATCATTATGATATGTGGGGTGGCTGGTATAATCCGGGGCCAGCACAGGTGCAAACCGTCGTAACCGAATAATCTGTTGTTTTTAAATATTTTCAAACAGCGGCCTGGCCGCTGTTTGTTTTTGTCCAGGACGGATAAAAAAATTTAGTGATGCGCTTCGCAACCTTTCATCAGGCTAATTAATAAACTGGTACGCTGAGTTAATATTATGTTAACGAAATGTGTAGCCTGGGGTTGTGATGACGACAAATAATAATTTCAGAGGTGGATCCTTGAATAAGGTTTGGCTTAACCGCTACCCGGCCGACGTTGCGGCTGAAATAAATCCCGATCGCTATCAATCCCTGGTTGATATGTTTGAACAGGCCGTTACTCGCTATGCCGATAAGCCTGCGTTTATCAATATGGGGGAGGTGATGACCTTCCGTAAGCTGGAAGAGCGCAGCCGGGCTTTTGCCGCTTATCTCCAGCAGGGGCTTGGCCTGCAAAAAGGCGACCGCGTAGCGCTGATGATGCCAAACCTGCTGCAGTACCCGGTGGCGCTTTTTGGCATCTTGCGCGCCGGAATGGTGGTGGTGAACGTTAACCCGCTTTATACCCCACGCGAGCTGGAGCACCAGCTGAACGACAGCGGTGCCAGCGCGATTGTTATTGTGTCGAACTTTGCCCACACGCTGGAAAAAGTGGTCGATAAAACGCAGGTGAAGCACGTGATCCTGACCCGCCTCGGCGATCAGATTGCCGGGCCAAAAGGCACGCTGGTTAACTTTGTCGTTAAGTACATCAAGCGGCTGGTGCCGAAATACCATTTACCTCACGCCATCTCCTTCCGCCGGGCGCTGCAAAGCGGCTACCGTATGCAGTACATCAAGCCTGAAATTCTTAACGGCGATTTGGCTTTCCTGCAGTACACCGGCGGCACGACAGGCGTGGCGAAGGGCGCAATGCTGACGCACCGTAACATGCTGGCTAACCTCGAGCAGGTAAGGGCGGCCTACAGCCCGCTGCTGCATGAGGGGAAAGAGCTGGTGGTCACGCCGCTGCCGCTGTACCACATTTTTGCCCTGACGATTAACTGCCTGCTGTTTATCGATATTGGTGGACAGAACCTGTTGATCACCAACCCGCGAGACATTCCCGGCCTGGTGAAAGAACTGGCGAAATATCCTTTCACCGCCATGACCGCCGTGAACACGCTGTTTAACGCCTTACTGAATAACAAAGAGTTCCAGCAGTTAGACTTCTCCAGCCTGCACCTCGCCGCGGGCGGCGGCATGCCGGTTCAGCACGCCGTTGCGGAACGCTGGGAGAAATTGACCGGGCGCTTCCTGCTTGAGGGCTATGGCCTGACGGAATGTGCGCCTCTGGTGAGCGCGAATCCGCATGATATGGATTACCACAGCGGCTCTATCGGGCTGCCGGTGCCTTCAACCGACGTGAAGCTGATCGATGATGAGGGCAATGAGGTTCCGCCGGGTGAACCGGGTGAACTTTGCGTGAAGGGGCCTCAGGTTATGCTGGGCTACTGGCAGCGCCCGAAAGAGACCGATGAAATTCTTAAGGACGGCTGGCTGCGAACCGGAGATATTGCGGTGATGAACGAGGAAGGCTTTATGAACATCGTCGATCGCAAAAAAGATATGATTCTGGTCTCCGGCTTTAACGTCTACCCCAATGAGATTGAAGACGTAGTGATGCAGAATGAGGGCGTGCTGGAAGTGGCTGCCGTGGGCGTGCCGGCCGGCGTGAGCGGCGAACAGGTAAAAATCTTTGTGGTGAAAAAAGACCCCGCGCTGACTGAAGAAGCGCTGATCACCTTCTGCCGTCGCCAGTTAACGGGCTACAAAGTGCCTAAATTGGTTGAGTTCCGTACGGAATTGCCAAAATCCAACGTGGGCAAAATTTTAAGACGAGAACTGCGTGACGAAGCGGGCAAGACAGGCAACAATAACGCCTGAGCTCCAAGTCACTCGTCCTGATGCCGGTTCGCCGGCATTTTTTATGGGCGCAACCTAAGAGAACTGAATTTGACTTACCAGATGATTACCACCGATGAAGGGCTGGCTGCCGTATGCCAGGCCGCTCGTCAG
This region of Cedecea lapagei genomic DNA includes:
- a CDS encoding Slp family lipoprotein, translating into MAVCNVKKCSWLLAAAAALVLSGCVSVPDAIKGSTATPQQDLSVVMNAPQLYVGQEARFGGRVVNVDNLKGKTRLEIATVSLDEGARPALNEPSHGRIYADVNGFLDPVDFRNQLVTVVGPITGTAEGKIGQTPYKFMTMQATGYKRWNVVQQVVMPPQPIDPWFWGGPYPYRHHYDMWGGWYNPGPAQVQTVVTE
- the fadD gene encoding long-chain-fatty-acid--CoA ligase FadD codes for the protein MNKVWLNRYPADVAAEINPDRYQSLVDMFEQAVTRYADKPAFINMGEVMTFRKLEERSRAFAAYLQQGLGLQKGDRVALMMPNLLQYPVALFGILRAGMVVVNVNPLYTPRELEHQLNDSGASAIVIVSNFAHTLEKVVDKTQVKHVILTRLGDQIAGPKGTLVNFVVKYIKRLVPKYHLPHAISFRRALQSGYRMQYIKPEILNGDLAFLQYTGGTTGVAKGAMLTHRNMLANLEQVRAAYSPLLHEGKELVVTPLPLYHIFALTINCLLFIDIGGQNLLITNPRDIPGLVKELAKYPFTAMTAVNTLFNALLNNKEFQQLDFSSLHLAAGGGMPVQHAVAERWEKLTGRFLLEGYGLTECAPLVSANPHDMDYHSGSIGLPVPSTDVKLIDDEGNEVPPGEPGELCVKGPQVMLGYWQRPKETDEILKDGWLRTGDIAVMNEEGFMNIVDRKKDMILVSGFNVYPNEIEDVVMQNEGVLEVAAVGVPAGVSGEQVKIFVVKKDPALTEEALITFCRRQLTGYKVPKLVEFRTELPKSNVGKILRRELRDEAGKTGNNNA